A genomic segment from Nicotiana tabacum cultivar K326 chromosome 7, ASM71507v2, whole genome shotgun sequence encodes:
- the LOC142162131 gene encoding uncharacterized protein LOC142162131 — MVISANKKLGYLEQGIVELEGKFLKRVEDCQKAEGIECGHLARAYMLLGLHELGKLFDGAKDVESGEVLNDLLQVSGLDRSWQRPTGVKAKLIDSKASKGIRHNINFGDLNILYRISMDYGDKIWVNLLRWTNEYIGGVNNFLDKAFERAAQGNEILCPCKKCINLYWHYRNVVEDHLVVHGFVDGYTKWVFHGEDFSSRNTPSPRNDDEGSNMRDDIDGMLHDTFRNIEGQAGDEDRAGERQSEEARKFFKLLEEGKQELYPGCENFSKLSFTIRLYLLKSLHGLSNVAFSDLLELIKEAFPFAQVPESLNKAKNMIKYLGLHYEKIYACPNDCMLFWKENEKADNCSICGSSRWKNAGPLTNASSKISTKILRYFPLKPSLQRIFMCPETAVMMRWHANERLNDGNITHPADGEAWKDFDSLHPYFSSDPRNVRKGLSSDGPLSTGNDIDVYLQPLIKELKELWEMGIDTFDADGALRGNWHAPLAIMTHALNISNIVSRCVTWDKKSFDGKEEHRLAPTPLTGEEVFEELIEFNNIFGKWRL, encoded by the exons atggttATCAGTGCCAACAAAAAGCTAGGGTACTTGGAGCAAGGAATAGTAGAACTAGAGgggaaatttctcaaaagggtcGAAGACTGTCAAAAGGCTGAAGGGATCGAAtgtggacatctagccagagcatacATGTTGCTGGGACTTCACGAATTAGGGAAGCTATTCGATGGAGCCAAGGatgtcgaatctggggaag TTCTCAATGATTTGTTACAGGTTAGTGGATTAGACAGAAGCTGGCAAAGGCCTACAGGAGTGAAAGCAAAACTCATAGATAGCAAAGCTTCTAAAGGTATACGACACAATAttaattttggtgatttgaatatATTATATAGGATATCCATGGATTATGGTGATAAAATTTGGGTGAATCTCCTTAGATGGACGAATGAGTATATAGGTGGAGTGAATAATTTTCTTGATAAGGCATTTGAACGAGCTGCCCAAGGAAATGAAATATTATGCCCTTGCAAAAAGTGCATTAATCTGTATTGGCATTATAGAAATGTGGTGGAGGATCATTTGGTTGTTCATGGGTTTGTTGATGGTTATACCAAATGGGTTTTCCACGGGGAGGACTTTTCCTCGAGAAATACACCTTCTCCAAGAAATGATGATGAAGGTTCTAACATGCGTGATGATATTGATGGAATGCTTCATGATACATTTAGAAATATAGAGGGTCAGGCAGGGGATGAAGATAGAGCTGGGGAAAGACAATCTGAAGAAGCAAGGAAATTTTTCAAATTACTAGAGGAAGGAAAACAAGAGTTATATCCGGGGTGTGAAAATTTCAGTAAACTGAGTTTCACTATTCGGTTGTACTTGCTTAAATCCTTGCATGGATTGAGTAATGTGGCCTTCTCAGATTTGTTAGAGTTGATAAAAGAGGCATTTCCCTTTGCTCAGGTACCAGAATCTTTAAACAAGgctaaaaatatgataaaatatttGGGTCTTCATTATGAAAAAATATATGCATGCCCCAATGATTGCATGttattttggaaagaaaatgagaaggCTGATAATTGCTCCATTTGTGGGTCTTCAAGATGGAAGAATGCTGGTCCTTTGACTAATGCAAGCTCTAAAATCTCCACAAAGATTTTAAGGTACTTTCCTTTAAAGCCTAGTCTTCAGAGGATATTCATGTGTCCTGAAACGGCTGTTATGATGAGATGGCATGCTAATGAACGACTCAATGATGGGAATATAACACATCCTGCTGATGGGGAAGCTTGGAAGGATTTTGATTCTTTGCACCCGTATTTCTCTAGCGATCCTCGTAATGTTAGAAAGGGTCTTTCAAGTGATG GTCCATTGTCTACGGGAAATGATATAGACGTGTACCTACAACCATTAattaaagaattgaaggaactatgGGAAATGGGGATAGACACATTTGATGCT GATGGAGCACTAAGGGGAAATTGGCATGCCCCACTAGCAATTATGACACATGCTCTCAATATCTCAAACATAGTCTCAAGATGTGTTACTTGGGATAAGAAGTCATTTGACGGTAAAGAGGAGCATAGACTTGCACCTACTCCTTTGACCGGTGAGGAAGTGTTTGAAGAGCTGATTGAATTCAACAATATCTTTGGAAAGTGGAGATTGTAG